A single window of Synechococcus sp. CBW1004 DNA harbors:
- a CDS encoding M67 family metallopeptidase has translation MTGRTPGEIQIRRRALTVLRRVLMAAQPQEGCALLLGEACSAPGASPPGIEAAQAGIGAADAPLAAPGAGAVPAQRIRLIWPCLNVWEPTAERTRRFRLDPREQLLAQRWARERELQVLGAAHSHPCSDPVPSATDLALAFAPTLQLILSPLTDWEPACWWLEIQDEERPTPRPLRWRMVD, from the coding sequence GTGACAGGCCGGACGCCAGGGGAGATCCAGATCCGTCGGCGGGCGCTGACGGTTCTGCGCCGGGTGTTGATGGCCGCCCAGCCTCAGGAGGGCTGCGCGCTGCTGCTGGGCGAGGCCTGTTCGGCGCCTGGGGCTTCTCCGCCCGGGATCGAGGCTGCCCAGGCGGGGATCGGTGCGGCGGACGCCCCATTGGCTGCCCCGGGGGCGGGGGCCGTGCCGGCCCAGCGGATCCGGCTGATCTGGCCCTGTCTCAATGTCTGGGAGCCCACCGCCGAGCGGACCAGGCGCTTCCGGCTCGATCCCCGCGAGCAGCTGCTGGCTCAGCGCTGGGCCCGCGAGCGGGAGCTGCAGGTTCTCGGTGCGGCCCACAGCCATCCCTGCAGCGATCCGGTGCCGTCCGCCACCGACCTGGCGTTGGCCTTCGCGCCCACCCTGCAGCTGATCCTCTCGCCGCTGACGGACTGGGAGCCGGCCTGCTGGTGGCTGGAGATTCAGGACGAGGAGCGCCCCACGCCGAGGCCGCTGCGATGGAGAATGGTGGATTGA
- a CDS encoding CAAD domain-containing protein, which produces MSDTMTELETKTEFTPGSGEAESDISARLADVVGKINASLDAIDWSQVGKFAKASGIILAVIVAQILIKGVLDTINLLPVVPGLLELLGLVIVGRWSWQNLSTSEKRTAVMTKVQALRQEYLG; this is translated from the coding sequence ATGAGTGACACCATGACTGAACTCGAGACCAAGACCGAGTTCACCCCCGGCAGCGGCGAAGCCGAGTCCGACATCTCCGCCCGACTGGCTGATGTCGTCGGCAAGATCAATGCCTCGCTCGATGCCATCGACTGGAGCCAGGTCGGCAAGTTCGCCAAGGCCTCCGGCATCATCCTGGCCGTGATCGTGGCCCAGATCCTGATCAAGGGTGTGCTCGACACCATCAACCTGCTGCCGGTGGTGCCGGGTCTGCTCGAGCTGCTCGGCCTGGTGATCGTCGGCCGCTGGAGCTGGCAGAACCTGAGCACCAGTGAGAAGCGCACTGCTGTGATGACCAAGGTCCAGGCTCTGCGCCAGGAATATCTGGGCTGA
- the crtD gene encoding C-3',4' desaturase CrtD, which produces MSQAAAASLPERTDVAVVGAGIAGLTAAALLARAGLQVELLEAHQQSGGCAGTFRRREWIFDVGATQVAGLEEGGIHRRLFAHLGVAPPPAEPLDPGCVVDLADGHPPVRLHRDRRAWRDERARQFPGSERFWRLCETIHTASWRFAARQPVLPPRSLWDLGQLLGALDPAVLASGLLTTASIADLLRLSGCSGDRRLRRFLDLQLRLYSQEPADRTAALYGATVLQTVQEPLGLWHLQGSMQSLCERLEQALAQERGQLRLQQRVTALRVENGGWRLTIESGDQRERILQAREVVLTLPPQTLPALLGEELPEGYRRRLDTLPEPSGAVVFYGAVERADLPPECPGHLQLDWDAPGPLFVSVSREGDGRAPQGQATVIASVFSPARPWLEGDASGYRQRKAEARRGIEAGLERLLGLGPERWLHGELATPRGWARWTGRPWGYVGGLGQHPLRFGPFGLASRTPLRGLWLCGDSIHPGEGTAGVSLSALIAVRQLLQGRGLPLPLDPEDDN; this is translated from the coding sequence ATGAGTCAGGCCGCGGCTGCCAGCCTTCCCGAGCGGACCGACGTGGCGGTGGTGGGTGCCGGCATCGCCGGTCTCACGGCTGCAGCCCTGCTCGCCCGAGCCGGCCTGCAGGTGGAGCTGCTGGAGGCCCATCAGCAGAGCGGCGGCTGCGCCGGCACCTTCCGGCGCCGGGAGTGGATCTTCGATGTGGGCGCCACCCAGGTGGCGGGTCTGGAGGAGGGCGGCATCCACCGGCGCCTGTTCGCCCACCTCGGCGTCGCGCCGCCGCCGGCCGAGCCGCTCGATCCCGGCTGCGTGGTGGATCTGGCCGACGGGCACCCTCCCGTGCGCCTGCACCGCGATCGCCGGGCCTGGCGGGACGAGCGTGCGCGTCAGTTCCCCGGCAGCGAGCGCTTCTGGAGGCTGTGCGAAACGATCCACACCGCCAGCTGGCGCTTTGCCGCCCGTCAGCCGGTGCTGCCGCCACGCTCCCTGTGGGACCTGGGGCAGCTGCTCGGGGCCCTCGACCCGGCTGTGCTGGCCAGCGGCCTGCTCACGACCGCCTCGATCGCCGATCTGCTGCGGCTGAGCGGCTGCAGTGGCGACCGGCGGCTGCGGCGCTTTCTCGATCTGCAGCTGCGCCTCTACTCCCAGGAACCCGCCGATCGCACCGCCGCCCTTTACGGCGCGACCGTGCTGCAGACGGTGCAGGAACCCCTGGGCCTCTGGCATTTGCAGGGCTCGATGCAGAGCCTCTGCGAGCGACTGGAGCAGGCGTTGGCGCAGGAGAGGGGCCAGCTGCGGCTGCAGCAGCGGGTCACGGCCCTGCGTGTCGAGAACGGAGGCTGGCGGCTCACCATCGAGAGCGGCGATCAGCGCGAACGCATCCTGCAGGCCCGCGAGGTGGTGCTGACCCTGCCGCCCCAGACCCTGCCGGCCCTGCTGGGCGAGGAGCTGCCGGAGGGCTACCGGCGACGGCTCGACACCCTGCCGGAGCCCAGCGGAGCGGTGGTCTTCTACGGCGCGGTGGAGCGGGCCGACCTACCGCCTGAGTGCCCGGGCCATCTGCAGCTCGACTGGGACGCACCCGGACCGCTGTTCGTCTCGGTGAGCCGCGAGGGGGACGGCCGCGCACCCCAGGGGCAGGCCACCGTGATCGCCAGCGTGTTCAGCCCGGCGCGGCCCTGGCTCGAAGGGGATGCCAGCGGCTACCGGCAACGCAAGGCGGAGGCGCGCCGCGGCATCGAGGCCGGCCTGGAGCGGCTGCTGGGGCTCGGCCCGGAGCGCTGGCTCCACGGCGAGCTGGCCACCCCACGGGGCTGGGCCCGCTGGACGGGGCGGCCCTGGGGGTATGTGGGCGGCCTCGGGCAGCACCCGCTGCGCTTCGGGCCGTTCGGCCTGGCCAGCCGCACCCCTCTCCGGGGCCTGTGGCTCTGCGGCGACAGCATCCACCCCGGCGAGGGCACCGCCGGGGTGAGCCTCTCGGCCCTGATCGCGGTGCGCCAGCTGCTACAGGGCCGCGGCCTGCCACTGCCCCTGGATCCGGAAGACGACAACTGA
- a CDS encoding potassium channel family protein, protein MQLLPLAVTPRAEADRLRRQEGRYVLLLLATLVPMLLLPLTANAHHGGYAVLAAVFSLLILQALHTLSVPSGGLRGLMGRGGYRLLGLLCLAGIWIPPLRGSWHPVALKLAVLLLLSLFFLVSSVRLVQLLARAPRVNARVMAGACAGYLLLGISGGVIATATEVFVPGSFRLDVVADQELLLDRLTYFSFVTIASLGPGDIVAGNAVGERFVMLLSVSSTLYVAMLVGLLLGRFIASQEVEYLVEDRRVEVQRRLGGGREDSLSGGWEQQPPH, encoded by the coding sequence ATGCAGCTGCTGCCCCTGGCCGTGACGCCCCGCGCCGAGGCTGACCGGTTGCGCCGCCAGGAGGGGCGCTACGTGCTGCTGCTGCTCGCCACTCTGGTGCCGATGCTGCTGCTGCCATTGACGGCGAACGCCCACCATGGCGGCTATGCCGTTCTGGCGGCGGTGTTCTCGCTGCTGATCCTGCAGGCGTTGCACACGCTGTCGGTTCCCAGCGGCGGCCTGCGCGGCCTGATGGGGCGGGGTGGCTACCGGTTGCTGGGCCTGCTCTGCCTGGCGGGGATCTGGATTCCGCCGCTGCGCGGCAGCTGGCATCCGGTGGCGCTGAAGCTGGCTGTGCTGTTGCTGCTGTCGCTGTTCTTCCTGGTCAGCTCGGTGCGGCTTGTGCAACTGCTGGCCCGGGCGCCGCGGGTCAATGCCCGGGTGATGGCCGGGGCCTGCGCGGGCTATCTGCTGCTCGGCATCTCCGGCGGCGTGATCGCCACCGCCACCGAAGTGTTCGTGCCGGGCAGTTTCCGGCTCGATGTGGTGGCCGACCAGGAGCTGCTGCTCGATCGCCTCACCTACTTCAGCTTCGTCACGATCGCGAGTCTGGGGCCAGGCGACATTGTGGCGGGCAACGCGGTGGGCGAGCGCTTCGTGATGCTGCTGAGCGTCAGCAGCACGCTCTACGTGGCGATGCTGGTGGGTCTGCTGCTGGGGCGGTTCATCGCCTCCCAGGAGGTGGAGTACCTGGTGGAGGATCGGCGCGTCGAAGTGCAGCGGCGGCTGGGTGGAGGGCGGGAGGATTCGCTCTCTGGTGGCTGGGAGCAGCAGCCTCCGCACTGA
- the moeB gene encoding molybdopterin-synthase adenylyltransferase MoeB, protein MLPPDTSGVQLSPDEVARFSRHLILPEVGMEGQKRLKAASVLCVGTGGLGSPLLLYLAAAGVGRIGIVDFDVVDHSNLQRQVIHGTSWVGKPKIESAKARILEINPHCQVDLYETALTSENALQIIEPYDLVCDGTDNFPTRYLVNDACVLLGKPNVYGSIFRFEGQATVFNLDESSPNYRDLFPEPPPPGMVPSCAEGGVVGVLPGIIGVIQATEAVKIITGIGTTLSGRLLLFDALGMKFRELKLRPNPERPVIDGLIDYQEFCGVGGTAPGQEEAGSVPTITVAELKTVIDGQLEEFLLLDVRNPQEAEIAVIPGSVLVPLDRIESGEAIDDVRRLAEGKQLYVHCKLGGRSAKALLALGRHGIEGVNVAGGIQAWSEEIDPSVPRY, encoded by the coding sequence ATGCTTCCTCCCGACACCAGCGGTGTTCAGCTCAGCCCCGATGAGGTGGCCCGTTTCTCGCGCCACCTGATCCTGCCCGAGGTGGGCATGGAGGGTCAGAAGCGTCTGAAGGCGGCCTCGGTGCTCTGCGTCGGCACCGGCGGCCTGGGTTCACCGCTGCTCCTTTATCTGGCTGCGGCCGGTGTGGGCCGCATCGGCATCGTCGATTTCGACGTGGTCGATCACAGCAACCTGCAGCGCCAGGTGATCCACGGCACCAGCTGGGTGGGCAAGCCCAAGATCGAATCGGCAAAGGCGCGCATCCTCGAGATCAACCCCCACTGCCAGGTGGATCTCTACGAAACGGCGCTCACCAGTGAGAACGCCCTGCAGATCATCGAGCCCTACGACCTGGTCTGCGACGGCACCGACAACTTCCCCACCCGCTACCTGGTCAACGACGCCTGCGTGCTGCTGGGCAAGCCGAACGTCTACGGCTCGATCTTCCGCTTCGAGGGCCAGGCCACGGTGTTCAACCTCGACGAGAGCAGCCCCAATTACCGCGACCTCTTCCCTGAGCCGCCGCCGCCGGGCATGGTGCCCTCCTGCGCCGAGGGTGGTGTCGTGGGCGTGCTGCCCGGGATCATCGGCGTGATCCAGGCCACCGAGGCCGTGAAGATCATCACCGGCATCGGCACCACGCTCAGCGGCCGCCTGCTGCTGTTCGATGCCCTGGGCATGAAGTTCCGCGAGCTCAAGCTGCGGCCCAATCCCGAGCGCCCGGTGATCGACGGGCTGATCGACTACCAGGAGTTCTGCGGCGTCGGCGGCACCGCCCCTGGCCAGGAGGAGGCCGGCAGCGTGCCCACGATCACCGTGGCGGAGCTCAAGACCGTGATCGACGGTCAGCTGGAGGAGTTCCTGCTGCTCGATGTGCGCAATCCTCAGGAGGCGGAGATCGCCGTGATTCCCGGTTCGGTGCTGGTGCCGCTCGATCGCATCGAGAGCGGCGAGGCGATCGACGATGTCCGCCGCCTCGCCGAGGGCAAGCAGCTGTATGTGCACTGCAAGCTCGGCGGCCGCTCCGCCAAGGCCCTGCTGGCGCTCGGGCGCCATGGCATCGAAGGGGTCAATGTGGCCGGTGGCATCCAGGCCTGGAGCGAGGAGATCGATCCGTCGGTGCCGCGCTACTGA
- a CDS encoding LuxR C-terminal-related transcriptional regulator has protein sequence MYLDPQEGKRFRPDDPRFRRRNALVNALLARWAVIGGTGSWLEAHLMARLALSMGVPGMKGCGVDEPEVLDLVGARPLGEPVLVILCDSIAPDLGLALIRRLHGLPQKPSVLLMIQRTELLPGVLREKRLALVDVRSLGSGRVLQALQALWHGDSYRDPTLSGSESDHRPMLTPRERQVLEGVVAGQSNGAIAATLGIAPRTVRDYVSVMLQRLQMPNRTALASKAVAEGWLER, from the coding sequence TTGTACCTGGACCCTCAGGAAGGAAAGCGCTTCCGGCCTGACGACCCGCGCTTCCGGCGCCGCAACGCCCTTGTCAATGCGCTTCTGGCCCGCTGGGCGGTGATCGGCGGCACCGGCTCCTGGCTGGAGGCCCATCTGATGGCGCGGTTGGCCCTGTCGATGGGTGTGCCGGGCATGAAGGGCTGCGGCGTCGACGAGCCGGAGGTGCTCGATCTGGTTGGCGCGCGGCCCCTCGGGGAACCGGTGCTGGTGATCCTCTGCGATTCGATCGCGCCGGATCTGGGCCTGGCGCTGATCCGTCGTCTGCATGGCCTCCCCCAGAAGCCATCGGTGCTGCTGATGATTCAGCGGACGGAGTTGCTGCCCGGGGTTCTCAGGGAGAAGCGGCTGGCGCTTGTGGATGTGCGCAGTCTCGGCAGCGGGAGGGTGCTGCAGGCCTTGCAGGCCCTGTGGCACGGGGACAGCTACCGCGATCCGACGCTGTCGGGATCGGAGTCGGACCATCGACCGATGCTGACACCGCGTGAACGGCAGGTGCTGGAGGGAGTGGTGGCCGGACAGAGCAACGGCGCGATCGCGGCAACCCTGGGGATCGCGCCCAGAACCGTGCGCGACTACGTGTCGGTGATGTTGCAGCGGCTGCAGATGCCGAACCGCACGGCCCTGGCCAGCAAGGCCGTCGCCGAGGGCTGGCTCGAACGCTGA
- a CDS encoding fructosamine kinase family protein — translation MVAAGSDPLAPWLQRQLGVALRHRSAVAGGCIHSAWRLELDDGSLLFAKTARASALPLLEAEADGLAALALAAEGCGLLLPQPRVLGRSGDQTVLVLDWLDLERAASPRGWERLGRGLARLHRRSLERPCAERDRCDGAFGWPRDNVIGSTPQANGWLPDWGAFFRRRRLEPQLALLAGKGVRLRGGDALLEQVEGWLAAHRPDAVLVHGDLWSGNAALTACGRGALFDPAVHRADREVDLAMAQLFGGFPGSFLEGYGQEWPLPQGHGARVRLYNLYHLLNHANLFGGGYIGQAQSTLDALLSQPPVA, via the coding sequence ATGGTCGCTGCCGGCTCTGATCCCCTGGCCCCATGGCTGCAGCGGCAGCTGGGGGTGGCCCTGCGACACCGCTCAGCCGTCGCCGGTGGGTGCATTCACAGCGCCTGGCGCCTGGAACTGGACGACGGCAGCCTGCTGTTTGCCAAGACCGCCCGGGCCTCGGCGCTGCCGTTGCTGGAAGCGGAGGCCGATGGTCTGGCGGCCCTGGCGCTGGCGGCCGAGGGCTGCGGCCTGCTGCTGCCCCAGCCCCGCGTCCTGGGCCGCAGCGGCGATCAAACGGTGCTGGTGCTCGACTGGCTGGATCTCGAGCGGGCGGCATCTCCACGGGGCTGGGAACGGCTGGGCCGGGGACTGGCCCGCCTGCATCGCCGCAGCCTCGAGAGGCCCTGCGCGGAGAGGGATCGGTGCGACGGCGCCTTCGGCTGGCCCCGCGACAACGTGATCGGCTCCACCCCCCAGGCCAATGGCTGGCTGCCCGACTGGGGTGCCTTCTTCCGCCGCAGGCGACTGGAGCCGCAGTTGGCTCTGCTCGCCGGGAAGGGTGTTCGCCTGCGAGGCGGCGACGCTCTGCTGGAGCAGGTGGAGGGCTGGCTGGCCGCGCACCGGCCCGACGCGGTGCTGGTGCACGGCGACCTGTGGTCGGGCAATGCCGCGCTCACCGCCTGTGGCCGCGGCGCCCTCTTCGATCCGGCGGTGCACCGCGCCGACCGGGAGGTGGATCTGGCGATGGCGCAGCTGTTCGGCGGGTTCCCGGGCAGCTTCTTAGAGGGCTACGGCCAGGAGTGGCCCCTGCCGCAGGGCCATGGCGCCCGGGTGCGCCTCTACAACCTCTATCACCTCCTCAACCACGCGAACCTGTTCGGTGGGGGCTACATCGGCCAGGCCCAGTCCACGCTCGATGCGCTGCTCTCCCAGCCGCCGGTGGCCTGA